The proteins below come from a single Papaver somniferum cultivar HN1 chromosome 11, ASM357369v1, whole genome shotgun sequence genomic window:
- the LOC113324443 gene encoding ATP-dependent DNA helicase PIF1-like: MIHRHAFEALERTVKDLMNERKDKTKEKVFGGKTLLFGGDFRHILPVIRGGSRENIVDASISRSRLWKHFHVFELSENMRLLNGNCNSAEKQSISEFNKWILDLGDEKLPAKAIEGEDDEPTWIKIPDDLLIESGKEHVFLSFDSISPQSYDFENAELLYNQEYLNSQKLSGVPNHVLRLKLNVPVMLTRNINPSAGLCNGTRLIVTRIMARTIQVKIITGSAAGQSAVISRIVIQPTETHLPFILRRVQFPIKVCFSTTINKSQVQSIDNVGIYLPNPIFCDGQLYVAVSRTTSRSGLKIQIDKTKDIVPKGYTQNVVYREIFTNSHQKHKTHQIQEISSDRSHLEGDQETDEEMTPSIEDSGEEFSAFNNTMIEDSGDEFSTFNNIVIEDSGSEKGDQESDEEMALFVEDSDDEY; encoded by the exons ATGATTCACAGACATGCTTTTGAAGCTCTAGAACGAACGGTGAAAGATCTCATGAATGAGAGAAAGGACAAGACAAAGGAAAAAGTGTTTGGTGGAAAAACTCTTCTATTTGGAGGAGACTTTAGACATATATTACCGGTAATTCGTGGTGGAAGCCGAGAAAATATTGTCGATGCTTCTATTAGTAGGTCAAGGTTATGGAAACATTTCCATGTATTTGAGTTGTCTGAGAACATGCGGTTGTTGAATGGAAATTGTAATTCTGCTGAAAAACAATCAATATCCGAATTCAACAAGTGGATTTTGGATCTTGGGGATGAAAAACTACCAGCAAAAGCAATAGAGGGTGAAGACGATGAGCCAACTTGGATTAAGATACCCGATGACCTGTTGATTGAGAGTG GTAAAGAGCACGTCTTTCTAAGTTTTGATTCAATTAGTCCACAGTCGTACGATTTTGAAAATGCAGAGCTGTTATACAACCAGGAATATCTGAATAGTCAGAAACTATCAGGAGTACCTAATCATGTGCTTCGATTGAAGCTTAATGTACCAGTAATGCTTACAAGAAATATAAATCCAAGTGCGGGTCTTTGCAACGGTACAAGACTTATTGTTACCAGGATCATGGCAAGAACTATTCAAGTTAAGATTATAACTGGAAGTGCTGCTGGTCAGAGTGCTGTAATTTCAAGAATAGTCATACAACCAACAGAGACGCACCTGCCTTTTATCCTGAGAAGGGTGCAGTTTCCTATTAAAGTATGTTTCTCAACGACAATTAACAAGAGCCAGGTCCAGAGCATCGACAATGTAGGGATCTATCTTCCGAACCCAATTTTCTGTGATGGACAACTCTATGTTGCAGTCTCCAGAACAACTAGCCGAAGTGGATTGAAAATTCAAATTGATAAGACAAAGGATATCGTACCAAAAGGGTATACTCAGAATGTGGTGTACAGGGAAATATTCACAAATTCACACCAG AAGCATAAAACACACCAGATCCAGGAAATTTCATCTGATAGGAGTCACTTGGAAGGGGATCAAGAAACCGATGAAGAAATGACACCATCGATCGAAGATAGTGGTGAAGAATTCTCGGCATTCAACAATACAATGATCGAAGATAGTGGTGACGAATTCTCGACATTCAACAATATAGTGATCGAAGATAGTGGTAGTGAAAAAGGAGATCAAGAGAGTGATGAAGAAATGGCATTGTTTGTCGAAGATAGTGATGACGAATATTAG
- the LOC113321410 gene encoding transcription factor MYB30-like, translating to MGRPPCCDKVGIKKGPWTPEEDLILASYIKDHGPGNWRSVPTNTGLLRCSKSCRLRWTNYLRPGIKRGNFTELEEKMIISLQSLLGNKWAAIASYLPQRTDNDIKNYWNTHLKKKLKKFHSILHPHHLGSSSSSDSSTSFQFLSKDYSSSYDRIRNLEHHHLIHQNSALNKFISSHRSSVGSSNTSSTTSTISYASSTENISRLLEGWMKTSPNKLNTSNSTTLKLKATQTEEKVLLDGNNNSKNNNHNTSHSGNNNLDDDKQLVKKVEVQESCNDDDDLISNEADYFESLLTFENISNMACWEQKSSSDSTTIHGSTTSASPEPQTTTTTTPIEDRVDSISESDHQGLIEDDQNQPPFSLLEKWLLDEATGQVLEEDPMETSPIF from the exons ATGGGAAGACCTCCTTGTTGTGATAAAGTTGGTATCAAGAAAGGACCTTGGACTCCTGAAGAAGACCTAATTTTAGCATCCTACATCAAAGACCATGGACCAGGGAATTGGAGATCAGTTCCAACTAATACTG GTTTGCTAAGGTGCAGCAAAAGTTGCAGGTTGAGATGGACTAATTACTTAAGACCAGGAATCAAGAGAGGAAATTTCACTGAACTAGAAGAAAAGATGATAATAAGTCTTCAAAGTTTATTGGGCAACAA ATGGGCAGCAATAGCTTCATATCTTCCACAAAGAACAGATAATGATATAAAGAACTATTGGAATACACACTtaaagaagaaactgaagaagtTTCACTCCATTTTACACCCTCATCATTTGGGATCATCATCGTCATCGGATTCATCAACCAGCTTTCAGTTTTTAAGCAAAGATTATAGTAGTAGTTATGATAGAATAAGAAACTTAGAACATCATcatttgatccatcaaaattcagCCCTAAATAAGTTCATTAGTAGTCATAGAAGTAGTGTAGGTAGTAGTAATACTAGTAGTACTACCTCAACTATTTCTTATGCTTCAAGCACAGAAAACATTTCAAGACTCTTGGAAGGTTGGATGAAGACTTCTCCTAATAAGTTGAATACTAGTAATAGTACTACACTCAAATTAAAGGCTACCCAAACAGAAGAGAAAGTACTACTCGATGGCAACAATAACTCcaagaacaacaaccacaacaCTAGCCATAGTGGTAACAATAACCTTGATGATGACAAGCAACTTGTTAAGAAAGTTGAAGTACAAGAATCCTGCAATGACGATGATGATCTTATCTCAAATGAGGCAGATTACTTTGAATCTCTTTTAACATTTGAAAACATAAGTAATATGGCTTGTTGGGAGCAGAAATCTTCTTCAGATTCGACTACAATTCATGGGTCGACGACATCAGCATCCccagaacctcaaacaactaccACTACTACTCCAATCGAAGATAGGGTTGATTCGATCTCGGAGAGTGATCACCAAGGGTTGATTGAAGATGATCAAAACCAACCACCATTTTCTTTATTAGAGAAGTGGCTCCTGGATGAAGCAACTGGACAAGTTCTTGAGGAAGATCCTATGGAGACCTCTCCAATATTTTGA